AGAATGTGATGGCAAAATTAGAAAACTGTAAAGACCGTATTTAGGATTAAATAACATCCTATAATGTTTTATCATTATTTGAAGTGTTCCTATTACTCTCCTCTTTTTTTGTGTTATTTCATCTTGGATAGAATTAGGGGCATATTCCCATATGATGGCACTAGGCTCATGTAATAATTTATAGCCAGTTTTTCTAATTCTTATGGACATATCAAAATCTTCTGCTATAATATTTTCGTCTAAACAATTAATTATGTCTTTTCGAAAACATGAAATCTCTCCTACCATGCATAAAACAGAATCTATTCTACTTTCTTTTTCCCTAATCCAGTTCTCCAACCTTCTAAAAAAGGATTCTCCTGCACCAATATCGCTATTAAAACTATTCTTCAAAATGTATTTTCCTTCCACGCCTCCAATTTTGGGATTGGCAAAATGCTTAGTCAAATTCGAAAGAGAATTCTTTTCCATGTAGGCATTAGCATCAGTTATAAGGATAATATCTCCTTTAGATTCTTTTAATCCTAAATTCACTGCAGATGCTTTACCTTTCCTTGTTTTTTGTTCTATTAATTTTATTATTATTCTAGTACTATTATGTGAAATTTCATTCACAATTTTTCTAGTATTATCTTTAGATGCGCTATCAACTACAATAATTTCGATATTTTTCTTTTTATATTTAAGATCCAAACAATTTAGTAATTTATTTCTAATTACTTTTTCTTCATTATATGTGGGAATGATAATAGTAAGAAAAGGACTAAAATTAGAATCATAGTAACTATTATTAGTAAAAAACTTAGATATAATAAATAAGAATATTGGGTATCCAAGATAAATCCAGAAAATACTAA
This portion of the Methanofastidiosum sp. genome encodes:
- a CDS encoding glycosyltransferase; this encodes MEIIKFLFFWSLFSIFWIYLGYPIFLFIISKFFTNNSYYDSNFSPFLTIIIPTYNEEKVIRNKLLNCLDLKYKKKNIEIIVVDSASKDNTRKIVNEISHNSTRIIIKLIEQKTRKGKASAVNLGLKESKGDIILITDANAYMEKNSLSNLTKHFANPKIGGVEGKYILKNSFNSDIGAGESFFRRLENWIREKESRIDSVLCMVGEISCFRKDIINCLDENIIAEDFDMSIRIRKTGYKLLHEPSAIIWEYAPNSIQDEITQKKRRVIGTLQIMIKHYRMLFNPKYGLYSFLILPSHSFLRVFSPLLLALLIITTFYYYFILHNPWIVGLIFIGIILIITEVLYLGLKKFNFKINNIFVSIHYFFVSQLIVLYAWHDFMKRKYKVTWDKIDSSR